A genomic segment from Nicotiana tabacum cultivar K326 chromosome 7, ASM71507v2, whole genome shotgun sequence encodes:
- the LOC142162197 gene encoding uncharacterized protein LOC142162197, whose amino-acid sequence MKKNAEGVDVLKTRADCNAENLRKWKKNAKTKKWLVCGLCPDECSRIQRCTTTKKIWDTLQVTHEGIPQVKRSRGILLYFQYEIFTIKEGETIQEMYIRFTILTNELKTFGRVILEEDKVGKILTRVLPVTWERKITAI is encoded by the coding sequence atgaagaagaatgctgaaggtgTAGATGTGCTaaaaacaagagctgactgcaatgCTGAGAACTTGAGGAAATGGAAAAAGAATGCTAAgaccaagaaatggcttgtgtgtggactttgTCCAGACGAGTGtagtagaattcaaagatgtaccACTACTAAGAaaatctgggacactttgcaagtgacTCATGAAGGAatacctcaagtgaagaggtccagaggaataCTGTTGTATTTTCAATATGAGATCTTCACCattaaggaaggagaaaccatccaagagatgtatataAGGTTCACcatactaacaaatgaacttaagacttttggaagggttattcttgaagaggACAAAGTTGGGAAAATTTTGACAAGGGTTTTGCCAGTCACTTGGGAAAGAAAAATCACTGCCAtttag